The DNA sequence CATAATAATTCACATTTGTTGCTGAATAATATGAATGCTTGTTACAATAAGTTTACAATAGAAAGATTATTAAATGATAAATAAACTAAGCATTAAAATATATGTAAAAAAATAGCGGTATGCTAGAGGAGAAGGAACAATGCATTCACAATTTGAGAAAACACCTTTTGATGAAATTGGTGAGGAGAATGTACATCAATTAGTAGAACGTTTTTATGAACTAGTTGCTGTTCATCCAGCACTAGCACCAATTTTTCCAGATGATTTTACCGAGACAATTCGAAAACAAAAACAATTTTTGACACAATTTCTCGGCGGACCACCTTTATATTCAGAAGAGCATGGTCACCCGATGCTTCGCGCTAGACACATGCCTTTTCAAATAACAGAAGAAAGAGCGAACGCTTGGCTAGCTTGTATGTCTCAAGCAATGGCTGATATTGAACTACAAGAACCTATTAGATCGCAATTATTCGAAAGATTAACATATACCGCTCATCATATGGTAAATACAAAAGTGTAATTTGTTTCAGGGGGATAGGATATGACTTCTAAAGAAGAAAAATTTATTTGTAATGATGAATTAGGCCTTTGTTGTCCAGAGGAGCCTTCCTCCTATTATAAGGACCGTAAAAAGAAGCCAATCGAAATTTATATGTTTATTGATCCACTATGTCCAGAATGCTGGGCACTAGAACCAATTGTAAAAAAACTACAAATGGAATATTCACCGTACTTCACTTTACGAACTTTACTTGCCAATGAGTTAAAGTCATTAAATCAACCAGCTGGTTCTAAAAAGGCAGCACATATTAGAGAATTAGCTCGTTCTTATGATGAAACAGCAACAAGAACCGGTATGCCTTGTGATGGTGATGTATGGTATGAGGCTACACCTACAACGCCGTATTTAGCCATATTGGCTATTAAAGCCGCCGAACTTCAAGGAAAAGCAATCGGCTCCAAGTTTTTGCGCCGCCTGAGAGAAGCACTATTTCTCCATAAACAAAACATAGCTTGTGAAGAAGTCTTAATAGAATGTGCAAACAAAGTAAAAGGCTTAGATGTTAACGAGTTTAAACAAGACTTACACTCTAAAACTTCTTCCAAAGCTTTTCAAAATGATGTTTGTACGACGAAGGAAATGGAAGTAACTGCCGTACCTACTTTAGTTTTCTTTAATGATAATGTAGATGAGCCTGGGCTAAATGTACCTGGTTTATACGACTACCCTACTTACGTTAGAATAATGGAAGATATGTTAGGTGAACAAATGGAAAAGTGTCCTCAAATGACGTTAGAAAGCTTTTTAGAATTTTATTCTGTCGTTACTACGAAAGAAATTAGTGTTGTTTTTGATTGGACTATTGAACAAACGGAAAAAAAGATGAAAAAGCTCCAGATTATGCAACTAGTAGAACGTGTTCCTGTAAAATACGGAACTCTATGGCGCTTTATTCAATAAAAAAGACTAAAACTAGCCATAAAGCTAGTTTTAGTCTTTTTTAAAAGCAGTGGAATTTCGCCGTATCCCTTCATGTATTAGCGAGTGCTCTTCTCGCTAGTACGCACGGCGATTAAATTCCTCTGCCTAGTTTTGATACTTTTAAAACTAGCCATAAAGCTAGTTTTAGTCTTTTTTAGAAGCAGTGGAATTTCGCCGTACCCCTTCATGTACTAGTGAGTGCTCTTCTCGCTAGTACGCACGGCGATTAAATTC is a window from the Evansella cellulosilytica DSM 2522 genome containing:
- a CDS encoding globin, which encodes MHSQFEKTPFDEIGEENVHQLVERFYELVAVHPALAPIFPDDFTETIRKQKQFLTQFLGGPPLYSEEHGHPMLRARHMPFQITEERANAWLACMSQAMADIELQEPIRSQLFERLTYTAHHMVNTKV
- a CDS encoding ClpXP adapter SpxH family protein, which translates into the protein MTSKEEKFICNDELGLCCPEEPSSYYKDRKKKPIEIYMFIDPLCPECWALEPIVKKLQMEYSPYFTLRTLLANELKSLNQPAGSKKAAHIRELARSYDETATRTGMPCDGDVWYEATPTTPYLAILAIKAAELQGKAIGSKFLRRLREALFLHKQNIACEEVLIECANKVKGLDVNEFKQDLHSKTSSKAFQNDVCTTKEMEVTAVPTLVFFNDNVDEPGLNVPGLYDYPTYVRIMEDMLGEQMEKCPQMTLESFLEFYSVVTTKEISVVFDWTIEQTEKKMKKLQIMQLVERVPVKYGTLWRFIQ